In Hyla sarda isolate aHylSar1 chromosome 12, aHylSar1.hap1, whole genome shotgun sequence, a genomic segment contains:
- the MRGBP gene encoding MRG/MORF4L-binding protein, producing MGETETGEGVVERAEPVPGPPAEEPVLWSPEVEVCLFHAMLGHKPVGVNRHFHMICIRDKFSQNIGRQISSKVIWEHLRTMYDMQALHESEILPFPNSEKNFILPEEIIQEVKEGKVATEEDIKEEAKEDVDLHSASDEAFTNSSATSVKTTDKPSKEKERTLSESGSKESGDKRKRSRLTEKVVNANSNPSSPNANKRRRT from the exons ATGGGCGAGACGGAGACCGGGGAAGGAGTTGTGGAGCGAGCGGAGCCGGTCCCTGGCCCCCCGGCGGAGGAGCCGGTGTTGTGGAGCCCGGAGGTAGAAGTGTGCCTGTTTCACGCCATGCTTGGGCATAAGCCCGTCG GTGTGAACAGACACTTTCACATGATCTGCATTCGGGATAAATTTAGCCAGAACATCGGCCGTCAGATATCATCGAAGGTCATATGGGAACATCTGCGCACCATGTATGATATGCAAGCCCTG CATGAATCAGAGATCTTGCCTTTCCCGAATTCCGAGAAGAATTTTATTCTGCCCGAAGAGATTATTCAGGAGGTGAAAGAGG GTAAAGTGGCCACAGAAGAAGACATCAAAGAAGAAGCTAAGGAAGACGTAGATTTGCATTCAGCATCTGATGAAG CTTTTACAAACTCTTCAGCAACATCAGTGAAGACCACAGACAAACCCAGCAAAGAGAAGGAGAGGACACTATCAGAATCCGGCTCCAAGGAGTCGGGTGATAAAAGGAAACGGAGCCGCCTCACAGAGAAGGTTGTTAACGCGAACAGCAACCCATCAAGCCCCAATGCCAACAAGCGAAGACGTACATAA